One Arthrobacter sp. StoSoilB20 DNA segment encodes these proteins:
- a CDS encoding MarR family transcriptional regulator, which translates to MGTPLPRDPIADAQRNWERHGWGDVAAPMAAITAIMRTQQILLARIETVLKPFGLTFARYELLALLSFARSGALPMNKASALLQVHPTSVTNAVDRLEKAALVARSPHPTDGRTTLIELTPEGRTLAKKATAALNAEVFGQSGFGPDDVDHLIRVLGSFRRDAGDFTEE; encoded by the coding sequence ATGGGCACGCCACTCCCCCGCGACCCCATCGCCGATGCCCAACGCAACTGGGAACGGCATGGCTGGGGTGATGTCGCCGCGCCCATGGCCGCCATTACCGCCATCATGCGGACCCAGCAGATCCTGCTTGCGCGTATTGAGACGGTCCTTAAGCCGTTCGGGCTGACCTTTGCACGCTACGAACTGCTCGCACTCCTGAGTTTCGCCCGTAGCGGCGCGCTGCCCATGAACAAAGCCAGCGCGCTCCTGCAGGTGCATCCCACCTCGGTGACCAACGCCGTCGACCGCTTGGAAAAGGCAGCCCTGGTTGCCCGGTCACCGCACCCCACCGATGGGCGCACCACCCTGATCGAGCTCACTCCTGAAGGCCGAACGCTCGCCAAAAAAGCGACGGCGGCCCTCAACGCCGAGGTCTTCGGACAGTCGGGATTCGGGCCCGACGACGTGGACCACCTCATCCGCGTGCTGGGCAGCTTCCGGAGGGACGCCGGAGATTTCACCGAGGAATAG
- a CDS encoding AMP-binding protein has translation MTVTEDFRAARDRLLELREDYKQAHAGFQWPRFEAFNFALDWFDHIAADPARGEQPALVIVEQDGSSIRRTFKDLSRRSSQVANWLRGQGVQRGDHMIIMLGNQVELWELMLAGIKLGIVMIPTTTLMGARDLQDRVERGGAAWVTVGSANIGKFADVEGKYTLIEVGSERANADAMQYSDSNDAGTDFTPDAPTKADETLLLYFTSGTTSRAKLVEHTHTSYPVGHLSTMYWIGLEPGDVHLNVASPGWAKHAWSNVFTPWIAEATVFIYNYQRFDAAALMDQMGREGVTSFCAPPTVWRMLIQADLTQLTSPPSKVVSAGEPLNAEVIGQVEEAWGVTIRDGFGQTESTVQIANTPAQPVKIGSMGRPLPGYDVVLVDLLTGQEADDGELCLRLDPRPVGLMKSYFGDEAKTAEAFRDGYYHTGDMASRDSDGVITYVGRDDDVFKSSDYRLSPFELESVLIEHPAVAEAAVVPSPDAVKLSVPKAFVVLAAGYEAGPAVAEDILKYCREHLAPFKRIRRLEFGELPKTISGKIRRVELRGTEVARHGDGPLPAGLGVEYTEEEFPNLKD, from the coding sequence ATGACAGTCACAGAAGACTTCCGTGCGGCCCGCGACCGGCTGCTGGAACTACGCGAGGACTACAAGCAGGCGCACGCCGGGTTCCAATGGCCCCGCTTTGAGGCGTTCAACTTCGCCCTCGACTGGTTCGATCACATCGCGGCGGACCCGGCCCGGGGCGAACAGCCGGCCCTGGTGATCGTGGAACAGGACGGCAGCTCCATCCGCCGCACTTTCAAGGACCTCTCGCGCAGGTCTTCACAAGTGGCCAACTGGCTGCGCGGCCAAGGCGTCCAGCGTGGCGACCACATGATCATCATGCTCGGCAATCAGGTGGAACTCTGGGAACTCATGCTCGCCGGCATCAAGCTGGGTATCGTCATGATCCCCACCACCACCCTCATGGGCGCCCGCGATCTCCAGGACCGCGTGGAGCGTGGAGGGGCTGCCTGGGTGACCGTAGGAAGCGCCAACATCGGCAAGTTTGCCGACGTCGAGGGTAAATACACCCTGATTGAGGTCGGTTCCGAGCGCGCCAATGCGGACGCCATGCAGTACTCAGACTCGAACGACGCCGGCACGGACTTTACGCCCGACGCCCCCACCAAAGCCGACGAGACCCTCCTGCTCTACTTCACGTCCGGCACCACCTCCCGGGCCAAACTGGTGGAGCACACCCACACCTCCTACCCCGTGGGCCACCTGTCCACCATGTACTGGATCGGCCTGGAACCCGGCGACGTCCACCTCAACGTCGCCTCGCCCGGCTGGGCCAAGCACGCCTGGTCCAACGTCTTCACCCCCTGGATCGCCGAGGCTACCGTCTTCATCTACAACTACCAGCGCTTCGACGCCGCCGCACTGATGGACCAGATGGGCCGGGAAGGAGTCACCAGCTTCTGCGCCCCGCCCACAGTGTGGCGCATGCTCATCCAGGCCGACCTCACGCAGCTCACCAGCCCGCCGTCAAAAGTGGTTTCGGCCGGCGAACCGCTCAACGCCGAGGTCATCGGCCAAGTGGAGGAAGCCTGGGGCGTCACCATCCGCGACGGCTTCGGCCAGACTGAATCCACCGTCCAGATCGCCAACACCCCTGCCCAGCCGGTGAAGATCGGCTCCATGGGACGGCCGCTGCCAGGGTACGACGTCGTTCTGGTGGACCTGCTCACCGGACAGGAAGCCGACGACGGCGAACTCTGCTTGCGCTTGGACCCCCGGCCCGTGGGACTCATGAAAAGCTACTTCGGCGACGAAGCCAAAACGGCCGAGGCCTTCCGCGATGGCTACTATCACACCGGGGACATGGCGAGCCGTGATTCCGACGGCGTCATCACCTACGTCGGCCGGGATGACGATGTCTTCAAGTCCTCCGATTACCGTTTGTCGCCTTTTGAACTCGAGAGCGTCCTGATCGAACACCCCGCAGTGGCGGAGGCCGCCGTCGTGCCTTCACCAGATGCCGTGAAGCTGTCGGTGCCTAAGGCCTTTGTGGTGTTGGCCGCCGGATATGAAGCCGGACCGGCTGTTGCGGAGGACATTTTGAAGTACTGCCGCGAGCATCTGGCACCGTTCAAGCGCATCCGCCGCCTGGAGTTCGGCGAGCTGCCCAAGACCATTTCGGGCAAGATCAGGCGTGTTGAACTGCGCGGGACGGAAGTCGCCCGGCATGGCGATGGTCCATTGCCCGCTGGTTTGGGCGTGGAATACACCGAGGAAGAGTTCCCGAATCTGAAAGACTAG
- a CDS encoding acyl-CoA dehydrogenase family protein, which translates to MLDHKAAGTVTSGAAPEHVLPPYPEADLMHVLDLLPPDERARYLEIREFLQTRIRAASIEYWNREEFPFGLLADMAKFGLGGLQTDGSSKLFKGLMYTEVARADVSLSALVGIHNELIVGMIDELGSPEQKRKWLPGLEAFTQLGAFALTEPDHGSDIAGGLSTTARRDGGEWVINGAKRWIGAGTIADFALVWARDESDGHIKGFIVESDRPGYSATKISHKIGLRIMQNADIVLDKVRIPVENLLPGATEFSRANELLRDSRAWVGWQAAGIQLAAFDIARSYALERKQFGKELARFQLVQQQLADILGNANASLSMMVELARIQQAGKLEMVQAAMCKATTTRLARSSVAMGRSLLGGNGITTDYEMAKLFGDAEILYTYEGSYEINSMIVARAVTGKSAFV; encoded by the coding sequence ATGCTCGATCACAAAGCTGCCGGCACCGTTACCAGCGGTGCGGCACCAGAACACGTCCTGCCTCCTTATCCGGAGGCGGACTTAATGCACGTCCTGGACCTGCTGCCCCCGGACGAGCGTGCGCGCTACCTCGAGATCAGGGAGTTCCTGCAAACGCGGATCCGTGCTGCGAGCATCGAGTACTGGAACCGGGAGGAGTTCCCGTTCGGGCTGTTGGCCGACATGGCCAAGTTCGGGCTGGGCGGGTTGCAAACTGATGGGTCCTCCAAGCTGTTCAAAGGCCTTATGTACACCGAAGTGGCCCGGGCTGACGTCTCGCTTTCGGCATTGGTGGGCATCCACAATGAGCTGATCGTGGGCATGATCGACGAACTCGGTTCGCCTGAGCAGAAGCGAAAGTGGCTGCCGGGGTTGGAGGCATTTACCCAACTGGGCGCCTTCGCCCTGACCGAACCGGACCACGGTTCGGACATCGCCGGAGGACTCTCGACGACGGCGCGGCGCGACGGCGGCGAATGGGTCATCAACGGTGCCAAGCGCTGGATCGGGGCAGGGACGATTGCCGACTTCGCGTTGGTCTGGGCCCGTGACGAATCCGACGGACACATCAAAGGCTTCATTGTGGAGAGCGACCGCCCCGGATACTCCGCCACCAAGATCTCCCACAAAATCGGCCTGCGCATCATGCAAAATGCTGACATCGTGTTGGACAAGGTCCGCATCCCCGTGGAAAACCTCCTGCCGGGGGCCACCGAGTTCTCGCGGGCCAATGAACTCCTGCGTGATTCCCGGGCTTGGGTGGGATGGCAAGCGGCAGGAATCCAGCTGGCGGCCTTCGATATTGCCCGTTCCTACGCTCTGGAACGCAAACAGTTCGGCAAGGAGCTGGCCCGTTTCCAGTTGGTGCAGCAGCAGCTGGCAGACATCCTGGGCAATGCCAACGCCTCACTGTCCATGATGGTGGAGCTCGCGCGGATCCAGCAGGCAGGGAAGCTCGAAATGGTGCAGGCAGCAATGTGCAAAGCCACCACTACCCGGCTGGCCCGGTCATCCGTGGCCATGGGCAGGTCGCTGTTGGGCGGGAACGGGATCACCACGGACTATGAGATGGCCAAGCTCTTTGGCGACGCCGAGATCCTCTACACCTATGAGGGCAGCTACGAGATCAACTCGATGATCGTGGCCCGTGCAGTGACGGGGAAGTCTGCGTTCGTCTAG
- a CDS encoding APC family permease: protein MSEPSKSGPCKSDASGMDEFGYAQTLDRSIGKFASFAAGVSYISILTGVFQLFYFGFSTAGPAYAWSWPIVFVGQLMVALCFAELAGRYPVAGSVYNWAKRLSTGAWAWLAGWLLLLSSIMALGSVALALQITLPQIWDGFQLVGDGTGPYDFAVNGVILASIMIGISTLINAFGVKLMTMINSVGVFVELVAAVLLIIALIWHSVRGPEVLLDTAGFGEDHPLGFFGVFLIAAMASGYVMYGFDTASSLGEETKDPKRTAPKAILRAVTASFLLGGLLLLGGILAAPDLSDPKLGAADGGLQYIVLSVLGGPFGKAFLACIVVAVVVCTLAVHAAAIRMMFAMARDNNLPFSRQLSKVHPTRKTPTVAAIVIGIVAVIPLIVNISQPAIFTILSSISIVLIYLSYLLVTVPLLRRRFLKKWPLKDDGSEPGFSLGKWGLPVNILAVLWGGAMTLNLVWPRPEIYNSVPPFEWYLQWGGVIFVGTVIIGGTLLYRLRIRHKTGVLAEHAAVAAPSGAGPEADPSTDPDADPALVAAQNS from the coding sequence ATGTCAGAACCCAGCAAATCAGGACCCTGCAAGAGCGATGCGAGCGGTATGGACGAGTTTGGCTATGCCCAGACCCTGGACCGCAGCATCGGCAAGTTTGCCAGTTTCGCCGCCGGCGTCAGTTACATCTCCATCCTCACCGGCGTTTTTCAACTGTTTTACTTCGGATTTTCGACGGCGGGACCCGCCTATGCGTGGTCGTGGCCCATTGTCTTCGTTGGCCAATTGATGGTGGCTTTGTGTTTTGCGGAATTGGCCGGGCGTTATCCGGTGGCCGGATCGGTCTACAACTGGGCGAAGAGGCTTTCGACAGGAGCGTGGGCTTGGCTGGCGGGATGGCTGCTGCTGCTTTCCTCCATCATGGCCCTGGGTTCGGTTGCCTTGGCCCTCCAGATCACGTTGCCCCAGATCTGGGACGGCTTCCAGCTGGTGGGCGATGGCACGGGTCCCTACGACTTTGCCGTCAACGGGGTGATCCTGGCGAGCATCATGATCGGCATTTCCACCCTTATCAACGCGTTCGGCGTGAAGCTCATGACCATGATCAACAGTGTTGGCGTGTTCGTGGAGCTGGTGGCGGCCGTCCTGCTCATCATTGCGCTCATTTGGCACTCGGTCCGAGGGCCGGAAGTCCTCCTCGATACCGCCGGCTTCGGCGAAGATCATCCGCTGGGGTTCTTCGGGGTCTTCCTCATTGCCGCCATGGCATCCGGGTATGTCATGTACGGCTTCGATACCGCCAGCTCCCTGGGAGAAGAAACCAAAGACCCCAAACGCACCGCTCCCAAAGCGATCCTGCGTGCGGTTACGGCGTCATTCCTTTTGGGAGGGCTGCTTCTCCTGGGCGGAATCCTGGCGGCGCCGGATCTTTCCGATCCCAAGCTTGGAGCCGCTGACGGCGGTCTGCAGTACATCGTGTTGTCGGTGCTCGGTGGCCCGTTCGGCAAGGCTTTCCTGGCGTGCATCGTTGTGGCCGTGGTGGTCTGCACCCTGGCCGTCCACGCAGCTGCCATCCGAATGATGTTTGCCATGGCCAGGGACAACAACCTTCCCTTCAGCCGTCAGCTCAGCAAGGTGCACCCCACCCGGAAGACCCCCACAGTGGCTGCGATCGTCATCGGCATAGTGGCCGTCATTCCCTTGATCGTGAACATCTCCCAGCCGGCTATCTTCACCATTCTCTCCAGCATCAGCATTGTCCTGATCTACCTGTCATACCTGCTGGTGACGGTGCCCCTGCTGCGGCGGCGCTTCCTGAAGAAGTGGCCCTTGAAGGACGACGGATCGGAACCGGGATTCAGCCTGGGCAAATGGGGGCTGCCCGTGAACATCCTGGCCGTGCTGTGGGGAGGCGCCATGACGCTGAACCTGGTGTGGCCACGGCCCGAAATCTACAACTCCGTGCCGCCGTTCGAGTGGTACCTGCAATGGGGTGGCGTGATCTTCGTCGGCACAGTCATCATTGGCGGAACGCTCCTCTACCGTCTCCGCATCCGGCACAAGACCGGAGTCCTGGCCGAGCACGCCGCCGTCGCTGCACCATCCGGCGCGGGTCCGGAGGCTGATCCGAGCACAGACCCGGACGCCGATCCGGCGTTGGTGGCGGCACAGAACTCCTAG
- a CDS encoding GMC oxidoreductase, which yields MHVDNIENLSERGFDYVVIGGGSAGAAVAARLSEDPAVTVALVEAGPDDRNLPEILQLDRWMELLESGYDWDYPVEPQENGNSFMRHARAKVMGGCSSHNSCIAFWAPREDLDEWESKYGATGWNAAAAWPVYQRLESNEDAGPDAPHHGDSGPVHLMNVPPNDPAGVALLNACEQTGIPRAKFNDGTTVINGANFFQINRRSDGTRSSSSVSYIHPIMERENFTLLTGLRARQLVFDADKRCTGVDVVDSAFGRTHRLDAHREVILSTGAIDSPKLLMLSGIGPAAHLAAHGIEVLVDSPGVGEHLQDHPEGVVQFEAKQPMVRTSTQWWEIGIFTPTEDGLDRPDLMMHYGSVPFDMNTLRYGYPTTENGFSLTPNVTHARSRGTVRLRSRDFRDKPMVDPRYFTDTEGHDMRVMVAGIRKAREIAAQPAMAEWTGRELSPGIEAQSDEELQDYIRKTHNTVYHPVGTVRMGPVEDDMSPLDPELRVKGVTGLRVADASVMPEHVTVNPNITVMMIGERCADFIKADLLRAHGTEETTTAEAGFSLSLA from the coding sequence ATGCACGTGGACAACATTGAGAACCTCAGCGAGCGCGGGTTCGATTACGTGGTCATCGGCGGAGGATCCGCTGGAGCTGCCGTTGCCGCCCGGCTGAGCGAAGATCCTGCCGTCACCGTGGCGCTGGTGGAAGCCGGCCCGGATGACCGGAACCTGCCGGAGATCCTGCAGTTGGACCGCTGGATGGAACTGCTGGAATCCGGCTACGACTGGGACTACCCCGTGGAACCGCAGGAAAACGGCAACTCCTTCATGCGCCATGCCCGCGCCAAGGTGATGGGTGGCTGCTCCAGCCACAACTCCTGCATCGCGTTCTGGGCTCCCCGCGAAGACCTGGATGAATGGGAGTCGAAATACGGCGCTACCGGCTGGAACGCTGCTGCTGCCTGGCCTGTCTACCAGCGCCTGGAAAGCAACGAAGACGCCGGTCCGGACGCTCCCCACCATGGCGATTCCGGTCCCGTGCATTTGATGAACGTTCCCCCGAACGATCCCGCCGGTGTCGCGCTCCTTAACGCCTGTGAGCAGACCGGCATCCCCCGCGCAAAGTTCAATGACGGCACCACCGTGATCAACGGCGCCAACTTCTTCCAGATCAACCGACGTTCGGACGGCACCCGGTCCTCCAGTTCCGTCTCCTACATCCACCCCATCATGGAGCGTGAGAACTTCACGCTGCTGACCGGCCTGCGCGCCCGCCAACTGGTATTCGACGCGGATAAGCGCTGCACCGGCGTCGATGTCGTCGATTCGGCGTTCGGCCGGACGCACAGGCTGGACGCACATCGCGAAGTCATCCTGTCCACCGGCGCCATCGACTCCCCCAAGCTGCTCATGCTTTCCGGCATCGGCCCGGCCGCCCACCTGGCGGCGCATGGCATTGAGGTGTTGGTGGACTCACCGGGTGTCGGCGAGCACCTGCAGGACCACCCGGAAGGCGTGGTGCAGTTCGAGGCCAAGCAGCCCATGGTCCGGACCTCCACCCAGTGGTGGGAGATCGGTATCTTCACTCCCACCGAAGATGGCCTGGACCGCCCGGACCTCATGATGCATTACGGTTCGGTCCCGTTCGACATGAACACCCTGCGCTACGGCTATCCCACTACGGAGAACGGCTTCAGTCTCACTCCCAACGTCACTCACGCACGTTCCCGTGGAACGGTCCGGCTCCGCAGCCGGGACTTCCGCGACAAGCCCATGGTGGATCCCCGGTACTTCACCGATACCGAGGGCCACGACATGCGAGTGATGGTCGCGGGCATCCGCAAGGCGCGGGAAATCGCCGCGCAACCTGCCATGGCTGAATGGACCGGACGGGAGCTCTCCCCCGGCATCGAAGCCCAGAGCGACGAGGAACTGCAGGACTACATCCGCAAAACCCACAACACTGTGTACCACCCCGTAGGCACCGTGCGCATGGGGCCGGTGGAGGACGATATGTCGCCGCTGGATCCTGAGCTGAGGGTCAAGGGCGTCACCGGGCTGCGTGTGGCCGATGCCTCCGTCATGCCGGAGCACGTCACCGTAAACCCCAATATCACCGTGATGATGATCGGCGAGCGCTGCGCTGATTTCATCAAGGCCGACCTCCTCCGGGCCCACGGGACGGAGGAAACCACGACGGCGGAAGCCGGCTTCAGCTTGTCCCTCGCCTGA
- a CDS encoding aldehyde dehydrogenase family protein: protein MTQATFSDSASTLFINGAWEPAASGAVRAIHNPADGELVATVSEAGREDTERAISAARAAFDSGVWSDVPAPERGAFLLKVAAELRERREKFARAESLDTGKRIIESRIDMDDIAACFEYFGRLAGQSAGRVVDAGDPAVVSKIVYEPVGVCGLITPWNYPLLQAAWKIAPALAAGCTFILKPAELTTSTAILAMQLLQDLGLPNGVANLVTGPGPQAGAPLSDHPDIDLVSFTGGLETGKRIAAAAAGTVKKVALELGGKNPNVVFADADFDAAVDNALNGAFVHSGQVCSAGARLVVEESIAGRFVDELVRKAKDIRLGGPFDESAETGPLISAAHREKVDAYVQRGVAEGARLRCGGAAPEGEKFDAGFYYQPTVLDRVQRGMSVVIDEAFGPVVTVETFRTEDEAVATANDTIYGLAGAVWTQDAGKAQRVAGRLRHGTVWINDYHPYLPQAEWGGFGQSGVGRELGPTGLGEYQEAKHIYQNTNPQVTGWFADHGKEN, encoded by the coding sequence ATGACCCAAGCCACATTTTCCGATTCCGCCTCCACGCTTTTCATCAACGGCGCGTGGGAACCGGCCGCTTCCGGCGCGGTGCGCGCGATTCACAACCCGGCCGACGGCGAACTGGTCGCCACAGTGTCCGAGGCAGGCCGCGAGGACACCGAGCGTGCCATTTCCGCCGCCCGGGCAGCCTTCGATTCCGGCGTCTGGTCGGACGTTCCTGCCCCCGAAAGGGGTGCGTTCCTGCTCAAGGTCGCCGCTGAACTGCGCGAACGCCGGGAGAAGTTCGCCCGCGCCGAATCGCTGGACACCGGCAAGCGGATCATCGAGAGCCGCATCGACATGGACGACATCGCTGCCTGCTTCGAATACTTCGGACGCCTCGCCGGGCAGTCAGCGGGCCGCGTAGTGGACGCCGGGGACCCCGCCGTCGTGAGCAAAATCGTTTACGAACCCGTGGGCGTGTGCGGCCTGATCACACCATGGAACTACCCGCTGCTGCAGGCCGCCTGGAAGATCGCACCCGCACTGGCCGCCGGCTGCACCTTCATCCTGAAGCCTGCCGAACTGACCACCTCCACCGCAATCCTCGCCATGCAGTTGCTCCAGGATCTCGGCCTGCCGAACGGCGTCGCCAACCTGGTGACCGGCCCCGGTCCGCAAGCGGGCGCACCGCTGTCCGATCACCCCGACATCGACCTGGTTTCCTTCACCGGCGGCCTGGAAACCGGCAAGCGCATCGCGGCTGCCGCAGCGGGCACCGTGAAAAAGGTGGCGCTGGAACTTGGCGGCAAGAACCCCAACGTGGTGTTCGCTGACGCTGACTTCGACGCCGCCGTCGACAATGCGCTGAATGGCGCCTTTGTACATTCCGGTCAGGTCTGCTCCGCGGGGGCACGGCTGGTGGTGGAGGAATCCATCGCCGGGCGCTTCGTTGATGAACTTGTCCGCAAGGCCAAGGACATCCGCCTCGGCGGTCCTTTCGATGAGTCCGCCGAAACCGGTCCGCTGATTTCCGCTGCGCATCGGGAGAAGGTGGACGCCTACGTCCAGCGCGGCGTGGCCGAAGGCGCGCGGCTGCGGTGCGGCGGCGCGGCCCCGGAAGGCGAAAAGTTCGACGCCGGCTTCTACTACCAGCCCACCGTCCTGGACCGCGTCCAACGGGGAATGTCGGTAGTCATCGACGAAGCCTTTGGCCCGGTGGTAACGGTGGAAACCTTCCGCACGGAAGACGAAGCCGTAGCTACAGCGAACGACACCATCTACGGGCTCGCGGGCGCCGTGTGGACCCAGGATGCCGGCAAAGCCCAGCGGGTAGCGGGCCGTTTGCGGCATGGCACGGTCTGGATCAACGACTACCACCCCTACCTTCCGCAGGCCGAGTGGGGTGGCTTCGGCCAGTCCGGCGTCGGCCGTGAACTCGGCCCCACCGGACTGGGCGAATACCAGGAAGCCAAGCACATCTACCAGAACACCAACCCCCAGGTGACCGGCTGGTTCGCAGATCACGGCAAGGAGAACTAA
- a CDS encoding molybdopterin-dependent oxidoreductase, translated as MKKLGLRTKGPETMAALAGVVSAAVVLAVAELIGAFFTARATPVFALGSTFIDFTPPWMKDFAIATFGTNDKAALFVGMGLTIALLACVLGIVAYKKWALGVLGVLFMGAVIVAAVLTRAGVGLVDAIPSVLGTIAGLIALRRLIVPLWRLKAWPEAPADVAADADKQVGGAGTSRRRFFAAAGVTAVAAGIAATGGRLLGAARNNVAQVRDALRLPAPIKAAAPVPAGVQSPVAGVFPWLTPNNEFYRIDTALSVPEINVNDWSLRVHGMVEEEVTLTFQDLLDADLIESHVTLTCVSNPVGGKLAGNAKWLGLPIREVLKRAKPKDGADMVLSRSIDGFSASTPLDVLQDDRDAMLAIGMNGEPLPVEHGYPVRMVVPGLYGFVSATKWVVELEVTRFADSKAYWTERGWSERGPIKTMARVDVPKSFAKFPPGKVAVGGTAWAQTRGITKVEVQIDDGEWVEATLSDEASTITWRQWSYEWDATPGLHYVKARATDGTGETQTDKLADPVPDGASGWPSVMVTVE; from the coding sequence ATGAAAAAGCTCGGACTCCGGACCAAAGGCCCCGAAACCATGGCAGCGTTGGCAGGCGTGGTGTCTGCCGCCGTCGTGCTGGCCGTCGCCGAGCTGATCGGTGCCTTCTTCACCGCCAGGGCGACCCCCGTATTCGCCCTGGGATCAACGTTCATCGACTTCACTCCACCGTGGATGAAGGACTTTGCGATTGCCACGTTCGGCACTAACGACAAAGCCGCGCTCTTCGTGGGCATGGGCTTGACGATCGCTCTGCTGGCCTGTGTCCTGGGCATAGTGGCCTACAAGAAGTGGGCGCTGGGCGTCCTGGGCGTGCTGTTCATGGGTGCCGTGATTGTGGCCGCCGTTCTGACCCGCGCAGGCGTCGGCTTGGTCGACGCCATCCCCTCCGTCCTGGGAACCATCGCCGGCCTGATCGCCCTCCGCCGGCTCATAGTGCCGCTGTGGAGGCTGAAAGCATGGCCGGAGGCTCCAGCTGACGTGGCGGCCGACGCCGACAAACAGGTTGGCGGGGCCGGCACCAGCCGTCGTCGCTTCTTCGCCGCTGCCGGAGTCACCGCCGTTGCTGCCGGAATTGCGGCCACCGGTGGGCGGCTCTTGGGCGCAGCACGGAACAACGTTGCCCAGGTCCGTGATGCGCTGCGGCTGCCGGCACCGATCAAGGCGGCAGCTCCCGTGCCGGCGGGTGTCCAGTCCCCGGTGGCAGGAGTCTTCCCCTGGTTGACGCCGAACAACGAGTTCTACCGCATTGATACGGCCCTGAGCGTCCCCGAAATCAACGTCAACGATTGGTCGCTGCGTGTACACGGCATGGTCGAGGAAGAGGTCACCCTCACCTTCCAGGACCTGCTCGACGCCGACCTGATCGAATCACACGTCACCCTCACCTGCGTCTCCAACCCGGTGGGTGGAAAGCTCGCTGGAAACGCCAAATGGCTGGGCCTTCCCATCCGCGAAGTCCTGAAAAGGGCCAAGCCCAAGGATGGTGCGGACATGGTGCTCTCACGCTCCATCGACGGTTTCAGCGCCTCCACTCCGCTGGACGTCCTGCAGGATGACCGTGATGCCATGCTGGCCATCGGCATGAACGGTGAGCCACTTCCGGTGGAGCATGGTTACCCCGTGCGCATGGTGGTTCCCGGGCTGTACGGCTTCGTTTCCGCCACCAAATGGGTAGTGGAACTGGAGGTCACCCGCTTCGCTGACAGCAAGGCCTACTGGACCGAACGCGGCTGGTCAGAGCGTGGTCCCATCAAGACCATGGCACGCGTGGACGTACCCAAATCCTTTGCCAAGTTCCCTCCCGGAAAGGTCGCCGTGGGCGGCACAGCCTGGGCCCAGACCCGCGGCATCACCAAAGTGGAAGTACAGATCGACGACGGAGAATGGGTGGAAGCAACCCTCTCCGACGAAGCCTCCACCATCACCTGGCGGCAGTGGTCCTATGAATGGGACGCAACACCCGGCCTCCACTACGTCAAAGCCCGCGCCACCGACGGCACCGGCGAAACCCAGACCGACAAACTCGCCGATCCCGTGCCCGATGGAGCCTCGGGTTGGCCGTCGGTGATGGTGACGGTGGAGTAG
- a CDS encoding class I SAM-dependent methyltransferase — MIDDTSPKLPPLYESLTWLTPLSEERAAHLVAFLSDPAPAEVLDMGCGWGELLLRVLASAPQARGRGVDCASAFIDRATQQASIRGLLDRATFDSNPGAEGQHRPADAVICIGASQIWGPPVEDAQPLDYAAALRALRTLVLPGGRLVYGEAIWSATPHPAATAPLAGRDDEYLTTEALREQIRAAGFEVVDEDQASIQEWDVFEAGFRNRFTRWLEAHDADHPAADQVRRQYEEQRAAYEEGYRGVLGMAYFCLKG, encoded by the coding sequence GTGATCGACGACACTTCGCCTAAACTGCCGCCCCTGTATGAGTCCCTCACCTGGCTCACCCCGCTTTCGGAGGAACGTGCCGCCCACCTTGTGGCGTTCTTGTCCGACCCGGCCCCGGCTGAGGTTCTGGACATGGGGTGCGGATGGGGAGAACTGCTTCTTCGGGTTTTGGCGTCGGCCCCGCAGGCTCGGGGACGCGGAGTGGACTGTGCCTCCGCATTCATCGACCGGGCGACGCAGCAGGCATCCATCCGTGGACTGCTGGATAGGGCGACGTTTGATTCGAATCCTGGGGCAGAAGGCCAGCACCGCCCCGCAGACGCTGTCATCTGCATCGGCGCGAGCCAGATCTGGGGACCGCCGGTAGAGGACGCGCAGCCCCTCGACTACGCCGCAGCACTCCGTGCCCTTCGAACTCTGGTTCTTCCTGGCGGCCGGCTCGTCTACGGAGAAGCGATCTGGTCGGCAACACCGCACCCGGCTGCTACCGCCCCTCTGGCTGGCCGTGATGACGAGTACCTGACAACCGAGGCGTTACGCGAGCAGATCCGCGCCGCCGGTTTCGAGGTGGTGGATGAGGACCAGGCGAGCATTCAGGAGTGGGACGTTTTCGAAGCCGGATTTCGTAACCGGTTTACCCGCTGGCTGGAGGCACATGATGCCGACCATCCCGCCGCAGATCAGGTCCGTCGGCAATACGAGGAACAGCGCGCTGCCTATGAAGAGGGCTACCGGGGCGTACTCGGGATGGCGTATTTCTGCCTCAAGGGCTAG